The region CACAGCCTAGCCCTCCATCTCTGCTTCGCTGGCGAGCGGCATAACGACCAAAATCTGTGGCCACCCATCGATGGCGGCCACGCAGGCTGGGCCCACGCCGTCTCACGATGCTTGCGGATGGCGGCCACCCATCtccgcgagggcgccgccgcttccgtgcggccgccgacccTCCCACTGGCTTCGTCCCCCGCGCTGCCACGCCCTCGGGATACAAGCCATCGCGGCGAACCCATGATGAACCAATGCCATTGTGTGGAATCACCTCGAGCTCACGTCAATCTCCTCAATTGCATCCTCGTCTTTCTCGCCCGGGTCTGCGACCGACCGGCGACCGATCACCGCCCGTGGGCTCCTCAACCAACTGGACTTTATGGATGCCTGGGTCGCCCACCCTCCACTACGCAGGGCTTGACGCTACGAGTGCCGACGCTGCtagcccctcgtcgtctccgccccagccccagcacaCCATCGTGACTTTTTCTTTTTGGTGTTTGCTCTCTTCTCCCACACTCCTGTCCACCTAGCAAACAGATTGTCCGAgggcgcacacgcacgcattCGAAACCCCCTTTTGCTCACTCTCATTCCCCCAGCCACGGGTGGTTCCACAGCGGTCCCGTGAGCACTCGAGATTTTTTTCTCTTACCGCCCTGGTTTCCTCTTTTCTGCGCGAATGCGAGCGGTGTCTCTCGTTTATCCTTTCAACCAGCTTGTCCGTCGCCCCTCTTTTCGGTCCTCATAACTGGGTCTCACGGGTTTCCGCACGGCCAGGTTTTGCGTCTAGTTGTTTTATTCTACTTTTGTGCGTGCTGCCACATGCACCGTTTCGGCGTGGTTACGACTATAGTACAGTGTTGTAGATATTGACCGGTTCTGCCAATTGATCCGTCGGCAGTGCTCTGCTGCCGCGATGCGCGTCGACGCATCCACTCCATCTGCCGACGCCCCTGTGGCCCGTGGGCCTGCATCCACAGTGCGTCTGcggtgaggaggaggtgaaacccgtcccgtcgccgcgaAGCGTTGGAATCGCTCCTCATCTCAGTGCCCCGAGCCGCGTGCCTTCacctcggcgcgcgcccggGCATGCCGCTCTTGACTCTCGCGTCGTCGTTTCAGCGTGCTGCTCCGACCACCTTAGGCGTTGGCATACTCCTTGTTGAACGCGCGACCGATGACCATGCGGCGAATCTCGGACGTGCCGGCACCAATCTCGTACAGTTTGGCACTGCGACGGTCAGCTACAGGTCAAGATGCAGAGGGGGCAATGTAAAAAGACTTACTCTCGCAGCaggcgcgaggcgggcatctcctcgacgtagcccatgccgcccagcagctggaTGCAGTCGAGGGCGCACTCGGtggcgcgctcggcggcgtagaggatggcgccggcgcagtcCTGGGTGCGGATgaggccgcgctcgtcgaccttGCGGGCCGTGTCGTAGGTGTAGGCGCGCGAGGCCTGCAGCTTGGTGTACAtgtcggccagcttgccCTGGACGAGCTGGTTGTGGGCGATGGGCTGGCCAAACTGCTTGCGCTGGTGGGTgaagggggcggcgacgtcgagggcggcctgcatGATGCCGATGGGCCCGGCggagaggacgaggcgctcgaggtcgaggccctccatgaggacgcggacgccgccgttgacctTGCCGAGGACGTTCTCGGAggggacgaagacgccgtcgaACATGAGCTCGCCCGTGTTGCTGCCGCGCATGCCCATCTTGTCGAGCTTGCGGGCGCAGCTGAAGCCGTCGGCCGAGGTCTCGACGATGAAGGCGGTGATGCCCTTGGagccggcgtcgggctccGTCTTGGCGtagacgacgatgacgtcggcgtcgggcccgTTGGTGATCCACATCTTGGACCCGTTGATGAGgtagccgccgtcgacgggcttggcCGTGGTGCGCATGCTGACGACGTCGCTGCCGGAGCCCGACTCGGacatggcgaggccgccgacgctggtgccggcgacgaggccgggcAGGTACTTTGCCTTTTGGGCGGGGGAGCCGTTGAGCTGCAGCTGGTTGACGCAGAGCTGCGAGTGGGCGGCGTAGCTGAGGCCGATGGACCCCGAGGCGCGCGACATCTCCTCCATGACGACGCAGTGCGCCTGGTAGCCCatgcccagcccgcccacgtcctcgtcggccgtgatgcccagcaggcccgcctcgccgagcttggGCCACATGTCGTTGGGGAAGGCGTTGCTGCGgtccgtccgcgccgccacctcctcgcTCACCTCGCGCCGCGTGAACTCTTGCacgcgctcgcgcagctcgtcgagctcctcggaCGAGGGGGCCTCGAAGCCCTTGGGGTGCTTGGACGACGAGTGCAGgcgcgtctgcgtctgcgtcggcctcggcgtcgtcatcgtcatcatcgacgagggAGCGAATCTAGAGCACGCGGACGCGCCGCAtcgcagcgggcgggcgaggactGTCCGGCCGAGCGTCCGAaggctgctgttgctggccaTGTTGCGCGTGCGGTTGTATCGATCGACGTCGAcacggaggagggggaatTGATCGAGAGGCGAGGGCGCTGCGAGGGGATATGAAGACGCAGCggtcgggcgacgacagtgcagtgcagtgcaaaagcgacgatgacggcgatggcgacggcgacggcgaacCAAAACGGaggctcaaggccgaggcagGTCCGCGGCCACCCAAGGCTCAACCGCAGGTGGGCGGCTCAACGCGGCTGGACGCGGGCCGGTACCCCAGATTTTCTCGTCCGGGCGACGTCAGGGCGGCTCGGCTTAagccccagcagcgccccAGAGGGACCCAACGCAGGTGCAGCCGCCACGGCTTACAGCACCTGCCGCCTGGAGCGggcaaccaccaccgccgccatcgacgtctGCGTTTCGTGTCTCTCCTCTGCCCTCACCCGTCTGCCCGCACGCAGACATCTGTCACGACACTCAATTGCCCCTCCGCAGGCccgccttgtcgccgtctcctcctcgcctttTACCATGTCTCTCTCGCGGACGTcgcagcaggcggccctgcgcctggccgcgcgccggccgttgacacgcgcggcggcgtgcacctcgtcctccgcctcTTCATtatcatcctcctcctcatcgccctcgtccgcctccgcccATCCTCGAACCTGTGGCAGCActagcaccaccaccaccgcccgccgcggcgtcgccagcctcacgccgccgcaccaggCCGCGGCCATCTCGCGGCTGCCCACGAgcgtcgacgcctcgtcggACGAGTACCGCGACAACGCGCGGCAGatgggcgaggtggtggcgcgcATGCAGGAGCTCGCGCGGCGggtgcagcgcggcgggcccgacAAGGCGCGCGACAAGCACCTCGCGCGCAACAAGATGCTCCCGCGCGACCGCGTCACGGCCCTCATCGACCCAGGCTCGACGTTCCTCGAGCTCTcgcccctcgccggccacgagctctaccccgaggccgaggtgcccgccggcggcatcatcacgggcgtcggcgtcgtcgagggcgtcaccTGCGTCATCGTCGCAAACGACAGCACCGTCAAGGGCGGCACCTACTACCCCATCACCGTCAAGAAGCACCTccgcgcccaggccgtcgccgccgagaacaACCTGCCCTGCATCTACCTCGTCGActcgggcggcgccaaccTCCCCCACCAGGCCGACGTCTTCCCCGACCGCGAGCACTTTGGCCGCATCTTTTACAACCAGGCCCGCATGTCCGCCCGCGGCATCCCCCAGATCTCCGTCGTCATGGGCCCCtgcaccgccggcggcgcctacgTCCCCGCCATGAGCGACGAGagcatcatcgtcgacggccagggccacatcttcctcgccggcccgcccctcgtcaaggccgccaccggcgaggtcgtctcccccgaggacctcggcggcggccgcatgcACTCGTCCGTCTCGGGCGTCACCGActacctcgccgtcgacgacgcccatgccctcacgctcgcccgccgctgcgtcgCCAACCTCAACTGGCCCCGccccgaagccgccgccgcagccaccaccaccgccccggcCTCCTTTGCCGAGCCCCTCTACGATCCcgaggagctcctcggcatcgccaccaccaacctGCGCAAGCCCATGCCCATCCGCGAGATCATCgcccgcatcgtcgacgggtCCGAGTTTTCCGAGTTCAAGCGCGACTTTGGCACCACCCTCGTCACCGGCTTCGCCTCCATCTACGGCCAAAaggtcggcatcgtcgccaacgacggcatcctcttcgccgcctcctccgtcaaGGGCGCCCACTTCGTCGAGCTCTGCTGCCAGCGCGGCATCCCCCTCGTCTTCCTGCAAAACATCTCGGGCTTCATGGTCGGCTCCGCCTCGgagcgcgacggcatcgccaagCACGGCGCAAagctcgtcaccgccgtcgcctgcgccgACGTCCCCAAGttcaccgtcgtcgtcggcggctcctACGGCGCCGGCAATTACGGCATGTGCGGCCGCGCCTACTCCCCGCGCTTCCTCTGGATGTGGCCCaacgcccgcgtcggcgtcatgggcggcgagcagctcgccgccgtcatggagACGGTCGGCCAAAAGGTCGACccggagctcaaggcccgcATCGACCGCGAGAGCGACGCCACCTTTTCGTCCGCCCGCCTCTGGGTGCGTATGGCCCTTGCCACCTACTCCTTCTTCCTGCTCGTGCTGACCCGACCGCTGACCGACTGCCCAggacgacggcatcatccCTCCCCAGCACACCCGCCGCtacctcggcctcggcctccgcgccgccatgggcgggcgcaacgaggtcaaggccggaGACACCAAGTTTGGCGTCTTTAGGATGTGATCTGGTCACGGTCACTGGACATGGTGTCCGCCACTGTACATATAGCTCCGCGTAAATGTCTCAAATGTAGAGGTTACACAACACTAGCTAGaggacgccgcgcgcgacgccccGACCAAGtcgccgagaagctcgtctcgtccgccCGAGGCTTTCTGCTCCTACAGATGGTATCTAGTCCTTGAATCAACGCCGTCGCTAACTGCTTTCGGGAGTTGCATATGCACATCAAAAAGGAGCGTTGAAATGCTGTATACAAGATCTCCTCCCCTTCCACCACGTGGCGATTGCCGCTCAGCCGTTCAGGCCCGGCAGCCGCGAGATGCTCGCATATTTAATTGGGTTCGCCGGTGGCCAAGCAAGGTCATTGCAtgtctcgccgtcggccggaGCCAGATGTTGACGCGCCAACGactcgctcgctgctgcgaTTAATGTTCTTGCGCCCAATCGGCCCCTTACCCACGTCAACCGTGAAGTCGACAAGGTTGATGGTGTTGTCGCCCCCGATGGCGACCTTTTtcgcctccttctccgtcaCTTGATCGTTGAGGCGcgttttgctgctgctcgctcggCTGAAGAGGGCCTGCATGCCGGTCTGtgccgtctcggccgcgtTGACGCTCTCCTCCTGCAGAATGTACAGCATGGCCACGCGGGCAAAGTCGACGACCTCCTCAGTCACGGTGAAGAGGCCAGTCGGGGTGGACGTGGGCGAGCTCGTGGGCGAGGCTCTCGTGCTCGTCCCCGTCCtggtcgtcgtgctggtCGTGGTCGGCTTGCttgcggacggcggcgcataCGACGAGGTGTCGATGATGAGCACGGGCGGTGGAGCCGTCGACTGGGGTTCGGGAGTCGGCCGCTGGTCCAGGTGCCTGCCGGTAAGAACGACGGTGGTGGCTCGCGGCACGTACGTGATGATAGAGATGGGAGGAAACCGTCCATCGCGCTTCACCACGGCCCTGGCCGCCTTATCGCTCGCGTCAGTCACCTCgtcgttggcctcgccgcctcgcgtcGAAAAGCCGTCAAAGGTGACGAGCGAGTTTTGCGCTATGCACGACAGATTGGCCGTGTTCagcttggcgaggacgatggtACCGGACAGGGGCAGCGAGAAGTTGGCGTTGCCCTGCGATATGAGCCGCGGGATGGCCCTGCCCAGGGTCACGTTGTTGATGCTGGCCGAtccgtccgtcgccaccaggttcgtcgtcgtgcagCCCATGGAGCCGCTCTGGCCGCAGTTGGAGCCAGTGAAGCCGTTGGTGCAGATGCAAGAGCACACGCCCTGCGAGACCACGTTGGTGCCCGCGTTCAGGCACGTCAGCGAGCTCTGGCAGTTCGCGAGGGCGTCCTTTTCGTCGGGGTGGTTGCCGAGGTTCTTGAAGACGAAGAACTCCAGGGGCACTACgatcgcggcgacgacgaggcagagaaggaggaagacgacgaggataaAAGCCCACAGCGGGaggccgcagcagcgacgccgctgcttcttggcaccgtcgtcgtcgcccacgacgcTCGACGCGCGAGAGTGGCCTCGCGCGCTCTGGTCAGCGAccgccggccacgagctCGGCCGGAACCACGACGCGTTGCTCCGTCGGTTCCCCCGCGGGGTATGTACAGGAGGCGGAAAGGCAGCCAGCATGTCTGAGAGACCCGATTGGTGCCGTTCGTCAGCTTCAGCTCCGGTTAGAGACGGACGTTTTCTACACAAAACAAAGCCGTGACAATGTCGACCTACCGGACAGAGATCCATCGCCGTTCCTCATCGGACCCTTTTCGCCGAAAAATGTCAGGTCGTCCATGCGACTGCCTGGCCGCTTGCCCTTGTCAATCATGGAGGCGAGCCTTGTGGCCCGTCGTATCAGGTCCGGCAGACTCGTCAGGCTACccctggcctcggccgcccgaACGGCGTCCATGTCCAGGCGGGGTGGTCTCCTCATGTTGGACAGGCGattcggcgggcgggacgtGTCTACCGcctccgcggcgcctc is a window of Purpureocillium takamizusanense chromosome 10, complete sequence DNA encoding:
- a CDS encoding Isovaleryl-CoA dehydrogenase (COG:E~COG:I~EggNog:ENOG503NW18) yields the protein MASNSSLRTLGRTVLARPLRCGASACSRFAPSSMMTMTTPRPTQTQTRLHSSSKHPKGFEAPSSEELDELRERVQEFTRREVSEEVAARTDRSNAFPNDMWPKLGEAGLLGITADEDVGGLGMGYQAHCVVMEEMSRASGSIGLSYAAHSQLCVNQLQLNGSPAQKAKYLPGLVAGTSVGGLAMSESGSGSDVVSMRTTAKPVDGGYLINGSKMWITNGPDADVIVVYAKTEPDAGSKGITAFIVETSADGFSCARKLDKMGMRGSNTGELMFDGVFVPSENVLGKVNGGVRVLMEGLDLERLVLSAGPIGIMQAALDVAAPFTHQRKQFGQPIAHNQLVQGKLADMYTKLQASRAYTYDTARKVDERGLIRTQDCAGAILYAAERATECALDCIQLLGGMGYVEEMPASRLLRDAKLYEIGAGTSEIRRMVIGRAFNKEYANA
- the MCCC2 gene encoding Methylcrotonoyl-CoA carboxylase (COG:E~COG:I~EggNog:ENOG503NVWD) gives rise to the protein MSLSRTSQQAALRLAARRPLTRAAACTSSSASSLSSSSSSPSSASAHPRTCGSTSTTTTARRGVASLTPPHQAAAISRLPTSVDASSDEYRDNARQMGEVVARMQELARRVQRGGPDKARDKHLARNKMLPRDRVTALIDPGSTFLELSPLAGHELYPEAEVPAGGIITGVGVVEGVTCVIVANDSTVKGGTYYPITVKKHLRAQAVAAENNLPCIYLVDSGGANLPHQADVFPDREHFGRIFYNQARMSARGIPQISVVMGPCTAGGAYVPAMSDESIIVDGQGHIFLAGPPLVKAATGEVVSPEDLGGGRMHSSVSGVTDYLAVDDAHALTLARRCVANLNWPRPEAAAAATTTAPASFAEPLYDPEELLGIATTNLRKPMPIREIIARIVDGSEFSEFKRDFGTTLVTGFASIYGQKVGIVANDGILFAASSVKGAHFVELCCQRGIPLVFLQNISGFMVGSASERDGIAKHGAKLVTAVACADVPKFTVVVGGSYGAGNYGMCGRAYSPRFLWMWPNARVGVMGGEQLAAVMETVGQKVDPELKARIDRESDATFSSARLWDDGIIPPQHTRRYLGLGLRAAMGGRNEVKAGDTKFGVFRM
- a CDS encoding uncharacterized protein (COG:S~EggNog:ENOG503NX0W~TransMembrane:1 (o534-561i)), with protein sequence MNQNYQGDAGTSAPAGSVKRARERVQAGLPRESLPLRQLPTNPEPRRDDYSASTSRLPVAAASGPARLTKPRPQPAGDGRAGRSISRPMHAPQWPLPGPAASPISPRSEPVYSPSARAPRRPPRPSNVPSILDESGPPEPGPHFAGRSNAPQSPDVGSDGGYDALSPAVASSRQTTSSIGTIPDFPVPAPTPATAPSGAAAKKSSTLGPPPSARRGASSFYSTTSFVSPIPEESPRSRSHGSYASSAAMPEAWDRISPISGSPPYGDAFFDDSLTDRESTHEEFGDESKLVRSASIGKKGKPAIVMNRTGSGRKLGDARPAPSPVQPFNGGTGYVDTSTGSSRSFPTAKQSPDTTPATTNQTGLAPDLGPSVTGGAAEAVDTSRPPNRLSNMRRPPRLDMDAVRAAEARGSLTSLPDLIRRATRLASMIDKGKRPGSRMDDLTFFGEKGPMRNGDGSLSADERHQSGLSDMLAAFPPPVHTPRGNRRSNASWFRPSSWPAVADQSARGHSRASSVVGDDDGAKKQRRRCCGLPLWAFILVVFLLLCLVVAAIVVPLEFFVFKNLGNHPDEKDALANCQSSLTCLNAGTNVVSQGVCSCICTNGFTGSNCGQSGSMGCTTTNLVATDGSASINNVTLGRAIPRLISQGNANFSLPLSGTIVLAKLNTANLSCIAQNSLVTFDGFSTRGGEANDEVTDASDKAARAVVKRDGRFPPISIITYVPRATTVVLTGRHLDQRPTPEPQSTAPPPVLIIDTSSYAPPSASKPTTTSTTTRTGTSTRASPTSSPTSTPTGLFTVTEEVVDFARVAMLYILQEESVNAAETAQTGMQALFSRASSSKTRLNDQVTEKEAKKVAIGGDNTINLVDFTVDVGKGPIGRKNINRSSERVVGASTSGSGRRRDMQ